The following are from one region of the Actinoplanes sp. L3-i22 genome:
- a CDS encoding helix-turn-helix domain-containing protein, with product MIRPPLTPNLIAAGERLGAALRSARGTRSQAEVALAAGISPETLRKIEGGRVPTPAFGTIVCLSEALGIPVADLAEIWLTGTPAGTPS from the coding sequence ATGATCCGCCCACCGCTCACCCCCAATCTGATCGCCGCCGGCGAGCGCCTCGGCGCCGCCCTGCGCAGCGCCCGCGGCACCCGCAGTCAGGCCGAGGTCGCCCTGGCCGCCGGCATCTCCCCGGAGACGCTGCGCAAGATCGAGGGCGGCCGGGTGCCGACGCCGGCGTTCGGCACGATCGTCTGCCTCAGCGAGGCGCTCGGCATCCCGGTCGCCGACCTCGCCGAGATCTGGCTCACCGGCACGCCCGCCGGCACGCCTTCCTAA
- a CDS encoding NAD(P)/FAD-dependent oxidoreductase yields the protein MTRVLISGAGIGGLALAQALHRGGLDVAVFERDPAPHSRDQGYRLHLDADGNEALRACLPPEVLDRVRDTSGLNGDLVATLTQRLEQVFAQEFPGIPDAEISNVDRDTFRRGLLTDRVVFGRTVAGYTITGTGRVRVRFAEGGADEGDLLVGADGVGSAVREQLIPGHGPRDLGLTCVYGRMPINAETEPLIPAPLGRGFCWVAGDDGTGVGFAPVRFRHRPGGYLMIAMVTTPGAVGPDPYRTVVETTASWDPRIKTLIGYGDSTSFFPITIRAGDRVGPWRPGPVTLLGDAIHTMPPAGGVGANAALRDAATLAAELLSGKDLIDAVAAYERVMLPRGFDTVESSLRMIGRMTAR from the coding sequence ATGACCCGAGTACTGATCAGCGGGGCGGGCATCGGTGGGCTCGCCCTCGCCCAGGCACTGCACCGCGGCGGCCTCGACGTCGCCGTCTTCGAGCGGGATCCGGCCCCGCACTCCCGCGACCAGGGCTATCGCCTGCACCTCGACGCCGATGGCAACGAGGCGCTGCGGGCGTGCCTGCCGCCCGAGGTCCTCGACCGGGTCCGCGACACCAGCGGGCTCAACGGGGACCTGGTCGCCACCCTCACCCAGCGGCTGGAGCAGGTCTTCGCGCAGGAGTTCCCCGGCATCCCCGATGCCGAGATCTCCAACGTGGATCGCGACACGTTCCGCCGGGGCCTGCTGACCGACCGGGTCGTCTTCGGGCGGACGGTGGCCGGCTACACGATCACCGGCACCGGCCGGGTCCGGGTCCGGTTCGCCGAGGGCGGCGCCGACGAGGGGGATCTGCTGGTCGGGGCGGACGGCGTCGGCTCGGCCGTGCGCGAGCAGCTGATTCCGGGTCACGGTCCGCGCGATCTCGGCCTGACCTGCGTCTACGGGCGCATGCCGATCAACGCCGAGACCGAGCCGCTGATCCCGGCCCCGCTCGGGCGGGGCTTCTGCTGGGTCGCCGGGGACGACGGCACCGGCGTGGGCTTCGCCCCGGTCCGCTTCCGGCACCGGCCCGGGGGCTACCTGATGATCGCCATGGTCACCACGCCGGGCGCGGTCGGCCCCGATCCGTATCGGACAGTGGTCGAGACTACAGCCAGTTGGGACCCGAGAATCAAAACCCTCATTGGGTACGGCGACAGCACCTCGTTCTTCCCGATCACCATCCGTGCCGGCGACCGCGTCGGTCCGTGGCGGCCCGGCCCCGTGACCCTGCTCGGCGACGCGATCCACACCATGCCGCCGGCCGGGGGCGTCGGTGCCAACGCCGCCCTGCGGGACGCCGCGACGCTCGCCGCCGAGCTGCTGTCCGGAAAGGATCTGATCGACGCGGTCGCCGCCTACGAGCGGGTGATGCTCCCGCGCGGCTTCGACACCGTCGAGAGCTCGCTGCGGATGATCGGCCGGATGACCGCGAGGTAG
- a CDS encoding TetR/AcrR family transcriptional regulator: MTSPRPRRSPKPQERQRDPERTRQKIIEAAAAEFAEHGFAGARTRAIAARAGVNQQLVSYYFGGKEGLFRVMTEQWVHRREELAPPGMPVREQLREYVLESLRNPEGARMFAWSGLQWTGPDDDPDRDTRTQMLGDSVTELRAIQAAGRLPAELDPVCLEIMLMAACLATTTLPHVIEGLVGADPRSPEFVEHYANQVALLAEHIGLG; this comes from the coding sequence GTGACATCTCCACGTCCGCGCAGGTCACCGAAGCCGCAGGAGCGTCAGCGCGACCCCGAGCGCACCCGGCAGAAAATCATCGAGGCGGCCGCCGCCGAGTTCGCCGAGCACGGGTTCGCCGGCGCGCGCACCCGGGCGATCGCCGCGCGCGCCGGCGTCAACCAGCAGCTGGTGTCGTACTATTTCGGCGGCAAGGAGGGGCTGTTCCGGGTGATGACGGAGCAGTGGGTGCACCGCCGCGAGGAGCTGGCCCCGCCCGGCATGCCGGTCCGCGAGCAGCTCCGGGAATATGTGCTGGAGTCGCTGCGCAACCCCGAGGGCGCCCGGATGTTCGCCTGGAGCGGGCTGCAGTGGACCGGCCCCGACGACGATCCGGACCGCGACACCCGCACCCAGATGCTCGGCGACAGCGTCACCGAGCTGCGCGCGATCCAGGCCGCCGGCCGGCTGCCGGCCGAGCTCGACCCGGTCTGCCTGGAGATCATGCTGATGGCCGCGTGCCTGGCCACCACGACGTTGCCGCACGTGATCGAGGGCCTGGTCGGCGCGGATCCGCGCTCCCCCGAGTTCGTCGAGCACTACGCGAACCAGGTCGCCCTGCTGGCCGAGCACATCGGGCTGGGCTGA
- a CDS encoding EamA family transporter has protein sequence MSAGIIGAVLLAAVLHAVWNAIAHAIPDRLIGFVLIETATAVLAVPMVLAAPMPSARAWPLLIISSALHVIYALLLMRGYRLGDFGQVYPLTRGTSPLLVAVGAALFVGEVPHPVQLLGVVTVSAGLILLIFAGGRPTRARLPALGAALLTGVSIAAYTTIDGVGVREAGTTIGYAGWLFLLQGPVIPAIAAVTRGRALAGQLRPYRWIGLWGGVFSLLAYGLVLWAQTRGALAPVAALRESSVVIAAVIGVLRFGEPFGRYRILSSVLVAIGVVLVAAA, from the coding sequence TTGTCGGCCGGGATCATCGGCGCCGTCCTGCTGGCCGCCGTCCTGCACGCGGTGTGGAACGCGATCGCCCACGCCATCCCGGACCGCCTGATCGGCTTCGTGCTGATCGAGACGGCCACCGCCGTCCTCGCGGTCCCGATGGTGCTGGCCGCCCCGATGCCGTCCGCCCGGGCCTGGCCGCTTCTGATCATCTCGTCGGCGCTGCACGTGATCTACGCGCTGCTGCTGATGCGCGGCTACCGGCTGGGCGACTTCGGGCAGGTCTACCCGCTCACCCGGGGCACGTCGCCGCTGCTGGTGGCGGTCGGCGCGGCCCTGTTCGTCGGCGAGGTCCCGCATCCGGTCCAGCTGCTCGGGGTGGTGACCGTGTCGGCCGGGCTGATCCTGCTGATCTTCGCGGGTGGCCGGCCGACCCGGGCGCGGCTCCCGGCGCTCGGCGCGGCCCTGCTGACCGGCGTCAGCATCGCCGCGTACACCACCATCGACGGTGTCGGGGTGCGCGAGGCCGGGACCACCATCGGGTACGCCGGGTGGTTGTTCCTGCTCCAGGGGCCGGTGATCCCGGCGATCGCCGCGGTGACGCGCGGGCGTGCGCTTGCCGGGCAGCTCCGGCCGTACCGCTGGATCGGTCTTTGGGGTGGGGTTTTCTCCCTGCTCGCCTACGGCCTGGTGCTGTGGGCGCAGACCCGGGGCGCGCTGGCCCCGGTGGCGGCGCTGCGGGAGAGCAGCGTGGTGATCGCCGCGGTGATCGGCGTGCTCCGGTTCGGCGAGCCGTTCGGCCGCTACCGCATCCTGTCCTCGGTCCTGGTGGCGATCGGTGTGGTCCTGGTGGCGGCGGCCTGA
- the map gene encoding type I methionyl aminopeptidase: MIELKTPAEIDRMAVTGQFLGELLAELAGLVDVGVNLMDIERHARRRIKERGAESSYWDYAPSFGRGPFRNVLCLSVNDAVLHGLPKDYVLRDGDLVSIDMAIAIDGWVTDSALSVVAGTAAPADLKLIEATEVALEAAIKAAQPGGRLGDISAAIGGVARDYGYTVNLEFGGHGVGRTMHEAPHINNDGRAGRGIKLEPGLTVAIEPWLCATTNEIKYDKDGWTIRSADGSRTAHSEHTVAITETGPRVLTRRP; encoded by the coding sequence GTGATTGAGCTCAAGACCCCTGCGGAGATCGACCGGATGGCCGTGACCGGCCAGTTCCTCGGCGAGCTGCTCGCCGAGCTGGCCGGGCTGGTCGACGTCGGGGTCAACCTGATGGACATCGAACGCCACGCCCGGCGCCGGATCAAGGAGCGCGGCGCCGAGTCGTCCTACTGGGACTACGCGCCCTCGTTCGGGCGCGGGCCGTTCCGCAACGTGCTGTGCCTGTCGGTCAACGACGCGGTCCTGCACGGGCTGCCGAAGGACTACGTGCTGCGCGACGGCGACCTGGTCAGCATCGACATGGCCATCGCGATCGACGGCTGGGTCACCGACTCGGCGCTCTCGGTCGTGGCCGGCACCGCCGCCCCGGCCGACCTGAAGCTGATCGAGGCGACCGAGGTCGCCCTGGAGGCCGCGATCAAGGCCGCGCAGCCGGGCGGGCGGCTCGGCGACATCTCGGCGGCGATCGGCGGGGTCGCGCGGGACTACGGATACACCGTGAACCTCGAGTTCGGCGGGCACGGCGTCGGGCGGACCATGCACGAGGCGCCGCACATCAACAACGACGGGCGGGCCGGGCGCGGCATCAAGCTGGAGCCGGGGCTGACCGTGGCGATCGAGCCGTGGCTGTGCGCGACGACCAACGAGATCAAGTACGACAAGGACGGCTGGACGATCCGCAGCGCCGACGGGTCGCGGACCGCCCACTCCGAGCACACCGTCGCGATCACCGAGACCGGCCCGCGCGTCCTCACCCGGCGCCCGTGA
- a CDS encoding FAD-dependent monooxygenase, whose amino-acid sequence MFDVIIAGCGPTGAMLAAELRLHDVRVLVLEREPAPVPFVRIVGLHIRSLELMAMRGLLERVRERGRQRPAGAYFAAIDKPAPEGVDSAYAYLLGIPQPVVVQLLEDHAIALGAQVRRGAAVAAVEPDDDGVTVELAGGDRLRSRYLVGCDGAHSTVRKLLGIGFPGEASRNDTLMGELEVTEAPEEIVARVADTRFSFRPAGGGAYRVIIPVAGVGDRAEPPTLDDFRQHLRAIAGTDFGVHSPRWMSRFGDATRLAERYRAGRVLLAGDSAHIHPPIGGQGLNLGIQDAVNLGWKLAAEVRGWAPGSLLDTYQAERHPVAAAVLDNTRAQVALSSAEPGAQAVRRLLTRLMDFDEVNRYLLEQITAIGIRYDFGPGPDLLGRRMPDVEVKSGRLYDRLHHGRGLLLDRTGRLTAAGWSDRVDHLDDPGAALDVPAALLRPDGHVAWLGDDQEDLDAQLTRWFGPPTD is encoded by the coding sequence ATGTTTGACGTGATCATCGCCGGCTGCGGTCCGACCGGCGCGATGCTCGCCGCCGAGCTGCGGCTGCACGACGTCCGGGTCCTCGTCCTGGAGCGCGAGCCCGCACCGGTGCCGTTCGTCCGGATCGTCGGCCTGCACATCCGCAGTCTCGAGCTGATGGCGATGCGCGGCCTGCTGGAGCGGGTCCGCGAGCGCGGACGGCAACGCCCGGCCGGCGCCTACTTCGCCGCCATCGACAAACCCGCGCCCGAAGGCGTCGACTCCGCCTACGCCTACCTGCTGGGCATCCCCCAGCCGGTCGTGGTCCAGCTGCTGGAGGACCACGCGATCGCTCTCGGCGCGCAGGTCCGGCGCGGCGCCGCGGTGGCCGCCGTCGAGCCGGACGACGACGGGGTGACCGTCGAGCTGGCCGGCGGGGACCGGCTGCGGTCGCGCTACCTGGTCGGCTGCGACGGCGCGCACAGCACGGTCCGCAAGCTGCTCGGCATCGGCTTCCCCGGCGAGGCCTCCCGCAACGACACGCTGATGGGCGAGCTCGAGGTGACCGAGGCGCCCGAGGAGATCGTCGCCCGGGTGGCCGACACCCGGTTCAGCTTCCGGCCCGCGGGTGGTGGGGCCTATCGCGTCATCATCCCGGTCGCCGGGGTCGGCGATCGCGCGGAGCCGCCCACCCTCGACGACTTCCGGCAGCACCTGCGGGCCATCGCCGGGACCGACTTCGGCGTGCACTCCCCGCGCTGGATGTCCCGCTTCGGGGACGCCACCCGGCTGGCCGAGCGGTACCGGGCCGGGCGGGTGCTGCTGGCCGGCGACTCGGCGCACATCCACCCGCCGATCGGTGGGCAGGGCCTGAACCTGGGCATTCAGGACGCGGTCAACCTGGGCTGGAAGCTGGCCGCGGAGGTGCGCGGCTGGGCGCCGGGGTCGCTGCTGGACACGTACCAGGCCGAGCGGCATCCGGTTGCCGCGGCCGTGCTGGACAACACCCGCGCCCAGGTGGCGCTCTCGTCCGCCGAGCCGGGCGCGCAGGCCGTGCGCCGGCTGCTCACCCGGCTGATGGACTTCGACGAGGTGAACCGTTACCTGCTGGAGCAGATCACCGCGATCGGGATCCGCTACGACTTCGGCCCGGGCCCCGACCTGCTCGGCCGCCGGATGCCGGACGTCGAGGTGAAGTCCGGCCGGCTCTACGACCGGCTGCACCACGGTCGCGGCCTGCTGCTGGACCGCACCGGCCGCCTGACCGCCGCCGGCTGGTCCGACCGGGTCGACCACCTCGACGACCCGGGCGCGGCGCTGGACGTCCCGGCCGCGCTGCTGCGCCCCGACGGCCACGTCGCCTGGCTCGGCGACGACCAGGAGGACCTCGACGCTCAGCTCACCCGCTGGTTCGGCCCGCCGACCGACTGA
- a CDS encoding inositol monophosphatase family protein → MDRDLLAARDLVAAVAVRAGQLQLERRDTLRVGAPKAHVNDVVSDVDLASEQLIVDAIRAAWPDDAVQAEEGGGRAGTSGWTWIVDPLDGTRNYISRTGPWSVCVALRHEDRPRLAVVHEPVAGETFSAIAGGGAFLNGAPLTAPDGASLEKALVGVSFQPNPKTKERAARVIRELLPVVGDIRRLPAALNLVYQAAGRLDGGVALDTFLWDIAAGALVAEEAGVVLGGRGPEFTTELTIGAGRGLWPELSERIRASA, encoded by the coding sequence ATGGATCGAGATCTTCTCGCGGCCCGGGACCTGGTCGCCGCGGTGGCCGTGCGCGCCGGGCAACTCCAGCTCGAACGACGCGACACGCTGCGGGTCGGCGCGCCGAAAGCGCACGTCAACGACGTCGTCTCGGATGTCGACCTGGCCAGCGAGCAGCTGATCGTGGACGCCATCCGGGCCGCCTGGCCGGACGACGCGGTGCAGGCCGAGGAGGGCGGTGGCCGGGCCGGCACCAGCGGGTGGACGTGGATCGTCGACCCGCTCGACGGGACCCGGAACTACATCAGCCGGACCGGTCCGTGGTCGGTGTGCGTCGCGCTGCGTCACGAGGACCGGCCGCGGCTCGCCGTCGTGCACGAGCCGGTGGCCGGGGAGACGTTCAGCGCGATCGCCGGCGGCGGCGCGTTCCTCAACGGCGCGCCGCTGACCGCGCCGGACGGGGCGTCGCTGGAGAAGGCGCTGGTCGGGGTGAGCTTCCAGCCGAACCCGAAGACCAAGGAGCGGGCCGCCCGGGTGATCCGGGAGCTGCTGCCGGTGGTCGGGGACATCCGGCGGCTGCCGGCCGCGCTCAACCTCGTCTACCAGGCCGCCGGGCGGCTGGACGGCGGGGTGGCGCTGGACACGTTCCTCTGGGACATCGCGGCCGGGGCGCTGGTCGCCGAGGAGGCGGGGGTGGTGCTCGGCGGTCGCGGGCCGGAGTTCACCACCGAGTTGACCATCGGCGCGGGTCGTGGACTCTGGCCCGAGTTGTCGGAACGGATCCGGGCGAGCGCTTGA
- a CDS encoding S1C family serine protease: MTIPEQRPDTSAYGPGQHWPVNTGWTPQGQWVGQGQWPAPSGWPPQPEPPRRRTGRTAALVGGGLAVLLVTAGGGFAAGWSMKPAPAAQSSATSPYLPFDPGAGSGSQFGGADPGSGSGTGTGTGSGGTTASGGATQDQVAAVAAKVDPALVDIDTVLGAQNAAAAGTGIVIAADGIVLTNNHVVAGATSITVTDIGNHKAYRAAVIGYDRSHDIAVLRLSGASGLTTATLATATVKEGDPVVAIGNAGGTGGTPSAVGGAVAALDQSITASDESTGASEKLTGLIEVNADIEAGDSGGPLLTTSGEVIGVDTAASTGFQYQAAGGDGYAIPISAAMKIADAIRGGTASSSVHLGSTAYLGIETTSSERGSQGVTGPVVLGVVSGSPAASAGLARGDVITAVAGTPVASATDLTNLLDHYHPGDKVRIAWTDVSGRSLSATAKLATGPVG, translated from the coding sequence GTGACCATTCCTGAGCAGCGTCCGGATACGTCGGCATACGGACCCGGGCAGCATTGGCCGGTCAACACCGGCTGGACTCCGCAGGGGCAGTGGGTGGGCCAGGGCCAGTGGCCGGCCCCGTCCGGCTGGCCCCCGCAGCCGGAGCCGCCCCGGCGGCGCACCGGCCGGACGGCCGCCCTGGTCGGCGGCGGGCTCGCGGTGCTCCTGGTGACCGCGGGCGGCGGCTTCGCGGCGGGCTGGTCGATGAAGCCCGCCCCGGCCGCCCAGTCCAGCGCGACCTCGCCCTACCTTCCGTTCGACCCGGGGGCCGGAAGCGGGTCGCAGTTCGGCGGCGCCGACCCGGGCTCCGGGTCCGGCACCGGCACCGGCACCGGCTCGGGCGGCACCACCGCCTCGGGCGGCGCCACGCAGGACCAGGTCGCCGCGGTCGCCGCGAAGGTGGACCCGGCGCTCGTCGACATCGACACCGTGCTCGGCGCGCAGAACGCGGCGGCGGCCGGCACCGGCATCGTGATCGCCGCCGACGGGATCGTGCTCACCAACAACCACGTGGTCGCGGGCGCCACCAGCATCACCGTCACCGACATCGGGAACCACAAGGCGTACCGGGCGGCCGTGATCGGATACGACCGCTCGCACGACATCGCGGTGCTGCGGCTCTCCGGCGCGTCCGGGCTGACCACCGCGACGCTGGCGACCGCCACGGTCAAGGAGGGCGACCCGGTGGTGGCGATCGGCAACGCCGGCGGCACCGGGGGCACCCCGAGCGCGGTCGGCGGGGCGGTCGCCGCCCTCGACCAGTCGATCACCGCGTCCGACGAGTCGACCGGCGCGTCCGAGAAGCTGACCGGCCTGATCGAGGTCAACGCGGACATCGAGGCCGGCGACTCGGGCGGCCCGCTGCTGACCACCTCCGGCGAGGTGATCGGCGTGGACACCGCGGCGTCGACCGGGTTCCAGTACCAGGCCGCCGGCGGCGACGGCTACGCGATCCCGATCAGCGCCGCGATGAAGATCGCCGACGCGATCCGGGGCGGGACGGCGTCCAGCAGCGTGCACCTCGGGTCGACGGCGTACCTCGGCATCGAGACGACCAGCAGCGAGCGCGGCTCGCAGGGCGTGACCGGGCCGGTGGTCCTCGGCGTGGTCAGCGGCTCCCCGGCCGCCTCCGCGGGCCTCGCCCGGGGCGACGTGATCACCGCGGTGGCGGGCACCCCGGTCGCCTCGGCGACCGACCTGACCAACCTGCTCGACCACTACCACCCCGGCGACAAGGTGCGGATCGCCTGGACCGACGTCAGCGGCCGCTCACTCAGCGCGACCGCGAAGCTGGCCACCGGCCCGGTCGGCTGA
- a CDS encoding MFS transporter: protein MALLDRVHAGPRVALPHWWRRPDVVAGSLAGVLSLIWGLWLARDAGDLAAQYAWTAFVRHHPGSAYNLSWYGGIHPATYSVISPYLMAWLGVRTTGVLACTGTAALAGFLLSRSGVPRPLLPALWLSVAVWGNLAAGRVTYLLGLFFALGAAICLLTGTGHGRPRPVAAAVLGTIATLGSPVAGLFIEVLAAALFLTGRRRHALWLASGPPVVIGATSMLFPFSGVQPFHWYAALVTVGAAIAVAVLTPANWRTVRAGAWVYAVGVVLCWLLPTPIGSNVERLAVLVSAAFLICTAAISKTRDVKTIATYVVAIGLASWTVIQPLYDYSRTSTVTATVADAQPLIAELQRRNTGQRRVEVVPLRTHWEAVGIAPYVNLARGWNRQTDVRRHPLFYDNTLTPESYRTWLHTWSVGFVVLPTAEPDDAGVAEARIIAAGQAWLPLVWSDPNWRIYQVEGSDPLASTPATVTYAGPAAVTVHLPSPGSTLVRIAWSPWLAIHGSTPHACLAQSGEWTELVAQAAGTYTIEARYTFDRGTPCPTASPSSSPTERPTPR from the coding sequence ATGGCCCTTCTCGACCGCGTCCACGCCGGTCCACGCGTCGCCCTGCCCCACTGGTGGCGCCGGCCCGACGTGGTGGCCGGCTCCCTCGCCGGCGTGCTCAGCCTGATCTGGGGGCTGTGGCTGGCCCGCGACGCCGGCGACCTGGCCGCGCAGTACGCCTGGACCGCGTTCGTCCGGCACCACCCGGGCTCGGCCTACAACCTGTCCTGGTACGGCGGCATCCACCCCGCGACGTACAGCGTGATCTCGCCGTACCTGATGGCCTGGCTCGGCGTCCGGACCACCGGGGTGCTGGCCTGCACCGGGACGGCGGCACTCGCCGGGTTCCTGCTCTCCCGCTCCGGCGTCCCCCGGCCGCTGCTGCCGGCCCTGTGGCTGTCGGTCGCCGTCTGGGGGAACCTGGCCGCCGGGCGGGTGACGTACCTCCTGGGGTTGTTCTTCGCGCTCGGCGCGGCGATCTGCCTGCTGACCGGAACCGGGCACGGCCGCCCCCGGCCGGTGGCCGCCGCGGTGCTCGGCACGATCGCCACCCTGGGCAGCCCGGTCGCCGGCCTGTTCATCGAGGTGCTGGCCGCGGCGCTGTTCCTGACCGGCCGCCGCCGGCACGCCCTCTGGCTCGCCTCCGGGCCACCGGTGGTGATCGGCGCCACGTCGATGCTGTTCCCGTTCTCCGGCGTCCAGCCGTTCCACTGGTACGCCGCCCTGGTCACGGTCGGCGCCGCGATCGCCGTCGCGGTGCTGACCCCGGCGAACTGGCGGACGGTCCGGGCCGGCGCCTGGGTCTACGCGGTCGGCGTGGTGCTGTGCTGGCTGCTGCCCACCCCGATCGGCAGCAACGTCGAGCGCCTCGCCGTCCTGGTCAGCGCCGCGTTCCTGATCTGCACCGCCGCGATCAGCAAGACCCGGGACGTCAAGACCATCGCGACGTACGTGGTAGCCATCGGTCTCGCCTCGTGGACCGTGATCCAGCCGCTCTACGACTACTCCCGCACCTCGACGGTGACCGCCACGGTCGCCGACGCCCAGCCGCTGATCGCCGAGCTGCAGCGCCGTAACACCGGGCAGCGCCGGGTCGAGGTCGTGCCGCTGCGCACGCACTGGGAGGCGGTCGGGATCGCCCCGTACGTCAACCTGGCCCGCGGCTGGAACCGGCAGACCGACGTCCGGCGTCACCCGCTCTTCTACGACAACACCCTGACCCCGGAGTCGTACCGCACCTGGCTGCACACCTGGAGCGTCGGCTTCGTCGTGCTGCCCACCGCCGAACCGGACGACGCCGGCGTCGCCGAGGCCCGGATCATCGCGGCCGGCCAGGCCTGGCTCCCGCTGGTCTGGAGCGACCCGAACTGGCGGATCTACCAGGTCGAGGGTTCCGACCCGCTGGCCTCGACCCCGGCCACGGTCACCTACGCCGGCCCGGCCGCGGTCACCGTCCACCTGCCCAGCCCCGGCTCCACCCTGGTCCGGATCGCCTGGTCACCGTGGCTGGCCATCCACGGCTCGACGCCGCACGCCTGCCTCGCCCAGAGCGGCGAGTGGACCGAGCTGGTCGCCCAGGCCGCCGGCACCTATACGATCGAGGCCCGCTACACCTTCGACCGCGGCACCCCGTGCCCCACCGCGTCCCCGTCGTCGAGCCCCACTGAGCGGCCGACCCCGCGGTGA